A single window of Acanthopagrus latus isolate v.2019 chromosome 1, fAcaLat1.1, whole genome shotgun sequence DNA harbors:
- the LOC119030490 gene encoding beta-1,3-galactosyltransferase 2-like: MEESDSGGTVPKRQLISSLLCRQKKSSFQSWFGVLLMLGLVFAVCYTLSDSSPSWTQFYEHYQNFIKKTNQVNSHPGYPVHPKHRESLRIILNSTEGIKYHQAYAPNYHFIMDNKDVCKVWTPFLALLVPVAPHNVAARDAIRQTWANRSVVQGEVVITLFMLGLPGGDDAEQVQETLKQENLKHQDLIQSNFMDTYLNLTIKTMVIMDWLATHCPSAAYAMKVDSDMFLNIDNLVIMLQKPGIPTEKYLTGMLMWDRPVVRSKDSKWYVPEEMYPDPTYPTYCLGMGYLFSNDLPEKFVEVSKTIKPFNIEDAYIGMCMKKLGLQPTSPPDASQFKAYNKQYDRCEYSKIITYILASPEQLVEYWTDLKKPGAPCK; this comes from the exons ATGGAGGAGAGCGACTCAGGTGGGACTGTGCCGAAAAG ACAACTCATCTCGAGCCTGTTGTGTCGTCAGAAGAAGTCTTCGTTTCAGTCCTGGTTCGGGGTCCTGCTCATGCTGGGTTTAGTGTTTGCGGTGTGCTACACTCTGTCCGACAGCTCTCCATCATGGACTCAATTCTATGAGCACTACCAGAACTTTATAAAAAAGACCAACCAGGTTAATTCACACCCTGGTTATCCTGTCCatccaaaacacagagaaagccTGAGGATTATTCTTAATAGCACAGAAGGGATTAAGTACCACCAAGCCTATGCACCCAACTACCACTTTATTATGGATAACAAAGACGTGTGCAAGGTCTGGACCCCTTTCCTGGCCCTGTTGGTTCCAGTGGCACCTCATAACGTGGCGGCTCGAGACGCCATCCGGCAGACATGGGCCAACAGGAGCGTGGTTCAGGGCGAGGTGGTGATTACTCTGTTCATGCTGGGCCTCCCTGGAGGCGATGATGCTGAGCAGGTGCAGGAGACGCTCAAACAGGAGAATCTGAAGCACCAAGACCTGATCCAGAGTAACTTCATGGACACCTACCTCAATCTGACCATCAAAACCATGGTGATCATGGACTGGCTGGCCACGCACTGCCCTTCAGCGGCATACGCCATGAAGGTCGACTCGGACATGTTCCTGAACATCGACAACCTGGTGATCATGCTGCAGAAGCCGGGCATCCCCACGGAGAAATACCTGACGGGGATGCTAATGTGGGACAGGCCGGTCGTGCGTTCGAAGGACTCCAAGTGGTACGTCCCCGAGGAGATGTACCCAGACCCCACCTACCCGACCTACTGTCTGGGCATGGGATATCTCTTCTCCAATGACCTTCCAGAAAAGTTTGTGGAGGTCTCGAAAACAATCAAACCCTTCAACATTGAGGACGCTTATATTGGGATGTGCATGAAAAAGCTAGGACTTCAACCCACATCACCGCCAGATGCCTCCCAGTTCAAGGCCTACAACAAG
- the LOC119028490 gene encoding zinc finger protein GLIS2-like, whose product MLSVDEPLDLKLPSGRTDGPMRLGKRACPSSICAPLGATRPRLLCTTFPSPPSSPDSRSPSHERPRSCFSPPAMDLSLSPSSRHASSLSPSPSSPSSLSPSSPMESPHSSRSPQPHLFSREPARHRGVEGRASPQGFPFYLPIGSPPRAYSFPSSMFISQNREKQVSPEPSLDGQLACRWMKCHLLFDSLQDLVDHINDFHVKPDKDSGYCCQWEGCARNGRGFNARYKMLIHIRTHTNEKPHHCPTCNKSFSRLENLKIHTRSHTGEKPYICPYEGCSKRYSNSSDRFKHTRTHYVDKPYYCKMAGCLKRYTDPSSLRKHIKAHGHFVAQEQGTPSRLGTGLGLPGHQSTAELPPVGGTHIIIPGAAAALLGGLGTSLPLSAFCHARALGHHGAPLFSVGGGGGGRMGPLGLADSPLLHFGLSAASMLGLGALRGLGQMAGKAMEGEEEEDDGEEGEVLNLSAGVGSRRGDPLSWVVVPPRALLLKPAVVS is encoded by the exons ATGCTGTCAGTGGACGAGCCGCTGGACCTGAAGCTTCCCTCCGGACGGACGGACGGTCCCATGCGATTAGGAAAGAGGGCGTGTCCTTCGTCTATTTGCGCCCCTCTCGGCGCCACGCGACCACGCCTGCTGTGCACGACCTTTCCTTCACCACCTTCCTCCCCAG ATTCCCGGTCTCCCTCTCATGAACGACCCAGGTCCTGCTTCAGCCCTCCAGCCATGGACCTCAGCCTGTCACCTTCGTCCCGCCacgcctcctccctctccccgtctccctcctcaccctcctccctctccccctcctctcccatgGAGTCCccccacagcagcaggagcccTCAGCCACACCTCTTCTCACGG GAGCCGGCTCGTCATCGAGGCGTGGAGGGCAGAGCTTCACCACAGGGCTTTCCGTTCTACCTGCCGATCGGAAGTCCGCCGAGGGCGTACAGCTTCCCCTCGTCCATGTTCATCAGTCAGAACCGAGAGAAGCAGGTTTCACCGGAGCCCTCATTGGATGGTCAGCTGGCCTGCCGCTGGATGAAG TGCCACCTGCTGTTCGACTCACTGCAGGACTTGGTGGATCACATCAACGACTTCCACGTGAAGCCCGATAAGGACTCCGGTTACTGCTGCCAGTGGGAGGGCTGCGCTCGCAACGGGAGAGGCTTCAACGCCAG GTATAAAATGCTGATCCACATCCGCACACACACCAATGAGAAGCCGCACCATTGTCCCACCTGTAACAAGAGCTTCTCGCGTCTGGAGAACCTGAAGATACACACCCGCTCGCACACAG gagaGAAACCCTACATCTGCCCTTATGAAGGCTGCAGCAAACGTTACTCCAACTCCAGCGACCGCTTCAAACACACGCGCACCCACTACGTTGACAAGCCTTACTACTGCAAGATGGCAGGCTGCCTGAAGCGCTACACAGACCCCAGCTCGCTACGCAAGCACATCAAGGCACACGGGCACTTCGTTGCCCAGGAGCAAGGCACTCCGAGCAGGCTGGGGACGGGTCTGGGCCTCCCCGGGCACCAGAGCACCGCCGAACTGCCACCTGTAGGCGGAACCCACATCATCATCCCCGGGGCTGCTGCGGCTCTTCTCGGAGGCCTCGGGACCTCTTTGCCTCTCTCCGCCTTTTGCCATGCCCGAGCCCTGGGCCACCACGGGGCGCCACTCTTCTCCGTGGGTGGAGGCGGAGGCGGCAGGATGGGGCCGCTCGGCCTCGCGGACTCTCCCCTGTTGCACTTTGGACTTTCAGCTGCGTCGATGTTAGGCCTGGGAGCTCTGAGAGGGCTGGGACAGATGGCGGGCAAGGCGATGGAGggcgaggaggaagaggatgatggagaggagggggaagtgCTGAACCTGTCTGCAGGGGTGGGGTCCAGGCGAGGCGACCCGCTGTCCTGGGTGGTTGTTCCGCCGAGGGCCCTCCTCCTCAAACCAGCTGTCGTCAGCTAG